In Saccharicrinis fermentans DSM 9555 = JCM 21142, a genomic segment contains:
- the sucC gene encoding ADP-forming succinate--CoA ligase subunit beta, whose translation MNIHEYQGQEILKRYGVRVSEGIVADNPDDAVKAAKRLSQKTGTGIWVVKAQIHAGGRGKGGGVKVAKSLEEVRDLTKQILGMQLVTHQTGPEGKRVNKVLIAQNVFYPGESEPEEYYMSVLLDRDSGRNIIMYSTEGGMDIEKVAAETPHLIYKEEVDPATGILPFQARRIAFNLGLSGTAFKEMTKFVPALYKAYEGADASLVEINPVLKTSDNLIMAIDAKLDIDDNALYRHADIAEMRDLSEEDPAEIEASKHSLNFVKLDGNVGCMVNGAGLAMATMDIIKLSGGEPANFLDVGGGANAQTVEAGLKIILSDPNVNAILINIFGGIVRCDRVANGVVEAYKKIGEIKVPIIVRLQGTNAEGGKKIIDESGLKVYSAITLKEASDLVQELVA comes from the coding sequence ATGAATATACACGAATATCAAGGTCAGGAGATCCTTAAACGATATGGCGTTCGCGTTTCTGAAGGAATTGTTGCAGATAACCCGGATGATGCAGTGAAGGCAGCCAAAAGATTAAGCCAAAAAACAGGAACCGGCATATGGGTAGTAAAAGCCCAAATTCATGCGGGTGGACGAGGAAAAGGTGGTGGCGTAAAGGTGGCTAAATCATTGGAGGAGGTTCGAGACCTTACAAAACAAATTTTAGGTATGCAGTTGGTGACTCACCAGACCGGGCCTGAAGGTAAAAGGGTTAATAAGGTGCTGATTGCGCAAAATGTTTTTTATCCAGGTGAATCTGAGCCTGAAGAGTATTACATGAGTGTATTGTTAGATAGAGATTCGGGACGTAATATTATTATGTATTCTACTGAAGGAGGCATGGATATTGAAAAGGTAGCTGCTGAAACACCTCATTTAATTTATAAGGAGGAGGTGGATCCTGCTACAGGTATATTGCCGTTTCAGGCACGTAGAATTGCCTTTAACCTGGGATTGTCAGGTACTGCTTTTAAGGAAATGACCAAGTTTGTGCCTGCCCTTTATAAAGCCTATGAAGGTGCTGATGCATCCTTGGTGGAGATAAATCCGGTATTAAAGACCTCTGATAATTTGATTATGGCCATTGATGCCAAATTAGATATAGATGATAATGCCTTGTACCGTCACGCTGATATAGCAGAAATGCGTGATCTTAGCGAAGAGGATCCTGCTGAAATAGAAGCCTCAAAGCATAGTCTTAATTTCGTTAAGTTAGACGGAAATGTGGGCTGTATGGTGAACGGGGCAGGTCTTGCTATGGCTACGATGGATATTATAAAGTTGTCGGGAGGAGAGCCGGCTAACTTCCTTGATGTAGGTGGTGGTGCCAATGCGCAAACCGTGGAGGCTGGTCTGAAGATCATATTGTCTGATCCTAATGTAAATGCCATTCTTATTAATATTTTTGGAGGAATTGTACGTTGTGACAGAGTGGCTAATGGTGTTGTGGAAGCATATAAGAAGATTGGAGAGATAAAAGTGCCCATTATTGTTCGATTACAAGGAACAAATGCCGAAGGTGGTAAAAAAATAATTGATGAATCTGGCTTGAAAGTTTATTCGGCCATTACGTTAAAAGAGGCTTCTGATTTGGTTCAGGAGTTGGTGGCTTAG
- a CDS encoding RNA methyltransferase, whose product MRKLRNKELNRLSVEEFKASAKTPIIALLDNVRSLNNVGSVFRTSDALCLEEIYLCGITPTPPHNDIHKTALGAEDSMTWSYHENTLTAVIALQKQGYKVYCVEQAEGSTSLIDFKPAINEKIALVFGNEVKGVQQTVIDSSDGCIEIPQFGTKHSLNISVSAGIVLWEATKQMRGMV is encoded by the coding sequence ATGAGAAAACTGCGAAACAAAGAATTAAACAGATTAAGTGTAGAAGAGTTCAAAGCAAGTGCAAAAACACCCATTATCGCCTTATTAGATAATGTGAGAAGCCTCAATAACGTAGGATCCGTTTTCAGAACTTCCGACGCGCTTTGTCTGGAAGAAATATATCTATGTGGCATCACCCCAACACCGCCCCACAACGATATACACAAAACTGCACTTGGAGCCGAAGACTCAATGACCTGGAGTTACCACGAAAACACCCTCACTGCTGTTATTGCCTTACAGAAACAAGGCTACAAAGTATATTGCGTAGAGCAAGCAGAGGGAAGTACATCATTGATTGATTTCAAACCTGCCATCAACGAAAAGATCGCCTTGGTTTTTGGCAACGAGGTAAAAGGTGTACAGCAAACGGTTATTGATAGTTCAGACGGCTGTATCGAGATTCCACAATTTGGGACTAAGCATTCCTTAAACATTAGTGTAAGTGCCGGAATCGTACTCTGGGAAGCTACCAAACAAATGAGAGGTATGGTTTAA
- a CDS encoding GDP-mannose 4,6-dehydratase, with protein sequence MHKILVTGSAGFIGSHLTEALLAQGYQVVGVDNFDPYYDRKLKEANLSQVSSHPNFTFHELDLCDETSVRQKLEEKFDCIVHLAAKAGVRPSIENPQSYIDNNISATRCLLDLMKDTASKKMIFASSSSVYGNIPDTPWNEELDVSKPISPYAFSKKSCELLNHSYHHLYGLDFINVRFFTVFGPRQRPDLAINKFTRLLYEGQAIPMYGDGSTARDYTFVQDIVSGIIKSIEYINSRDGVFENMNLGNNSPVKLIDLIKTIAEVTNQKLTIEQLPMQPGDVDITFADISKAQRMIGYEPKTSLKEGLTAFKEWYLTCPIQLKK encoded by the coding sequence ATGCATAAAATATTAGTTACCGGTAGTGCCGGTTTTATCGGCTCACACTTAACCGAAGCTCTTTTAGCCCAAGGCTATCAGGTTGTGGGGGTAGATAATTTTGATCCCTATTATGATCGAAAATTAAAAGAAGCCAATTTATCCCAAGTTTCGTCACATCCGAATTTCACCTTTCATGAGTTGGACTTATGTGATGAAACATCAGTTCGGCAAAAATTAGAAGAGAAATTCGACTGTATCGTCCATCTTGCTGCCAAAGCAGGTGTTCGCCCTTCTATTGAAAATCCACAAAGTTATATCGATAACAATATTAGTGCTACACGGTGTCTGCTAGACCTAATGAAAGACACGGCCTCAAAAAAAATGATATTTGCCAGTTCATCATCTGTATATGGTAATATACCTGACACACCCTGGAACGAGGAATTGGATGTATCCAAACCTATTTCGCCCTATGCATTTTCTAAAAAATCATGCGAACTTTTAAATCATTCTTATCACCACCTTTATGGTTTAGATTTTATTAACGTCAGATTTTTTACTGTTTTTGGTCCTCGCCAACGTCCAGACTTGGCCATTAACAAATTCACACGTTTGCTTTATGAGGGACAAGCCATTCCCATGTACGGCGATGGATCTACAGCTAGGGATTATACCTTTGTGCAGGATATTGTTTCTGGAATTATTAAATCGATAGAATATATTAACAGTCGCGACGGGGTATTTGAAAATATGAATCTGGGCAATAACTCTCCTGTAAAACTTATCGATCTAATCAAGACCATTGCAGAAGTAACCAATCAGAAACTTACAATAGAACAACTACCAATGCAACCTGGTGATGTAGATATTACCTTTGCAGATATCAGCAAAGCACAACGAATGATAGGCTATGAACCTAAGACTTCTTTAAAAGAAGGATTGACAGCATTCAAGGAATGGTATTTAACCTGTCCTATTCAGCTTAAAAAATAA
- a CDS encoding tetratricopeptide repeat protein — MKQSRINVFASIALAAILASCAGLNKMKSKAEDVTYTVTPEVLEAHAGRVDVTVKVKVPENYMDKKATVELTPVLKYEGGETAFDSKTVQGEKAEGNNQVISYLNGGQYTYTGSVPYNENMKVSDLVVRIKATKSGQSMEFDDVKIAEGVIATAGLVEDKGAAVALGKDNFQRVIPESKDADIYFLIQQAALRGTELRKEEIKALKDYIKEAKAAENKEFKGVSISAYASPDGPTDLNTTLSEKRQKAAKGYLAKELRRAKVDESAEDFFDLKNTPEDWEGFKALMETSSIQDKELILRVLSMYSDPEVREKEIKNMSETYKVIKDDILPQLRRSKVAVNVEVIGKSDEEISELASSNPSELNVEEILYAATLTEGLDAKLDIYKKAAKQFPKCWRAQNDIAYILVMQDKLDDAKSALDKANELSPNNAIVNNNLGVVALRQGDLAKAEEYFGAAAGAGPELDNNLGIVSIHKGDYDAAMRYFGNSTSTNAALAKILAGKYDAALSTLNANTQEVGFKYYLKAIVGARTADNDMVFDSLRKAVELDASLKADAAKDKEFAKFMEDASFKAIIQ; from the coding sequence ATGAAACAATCAAGAATCAACGTTTTTGCTTCGATAGCTTTGGCAGCCATACTTGCTAGCTGTGCAGGCTTAAACAAAATGAAAAGTAAAGCAGAAGACGTAACGTATACTGTTACTCCTGAAGTATTGGAAGCACATGCTGGTAGAGTAGATGTTACTGTGAAGGTAAAAGTGCCTGAAAATTACATGGACAAAAAAGCGACTGTAGAGCTTACTCCTGTATTAAAATACGAGGGGGGTGAAACTGCATTTGACTCAAAAACAGTTCAAGGAGAAAAGGCTGAAGGTAACAATCAGGTAATTTCCTACCTTAACGGTGGTCAGTACACTTACACAGGTTCTGTACCATATAATGAAAACATGAAAGTATCTGACCTTGTGGTTCGCATTAAAGCGACCAAAAGCGGACAGAGCATGGAGTTTGATGATGTAAAAATTGCTGAAGGTGTTATTGCTACTGCAGGTTTAGTAGAAGATAAAGGTGCAGCTGTTGCTCTTGGAAAAGATAACTTCCAACGAGTTATTCCAGAAAGTAAAGATGCTGATATCTATTTTCTTATTCAACAAGCTGCTTTGCGTGGTACTGAATTAAGAAAAGAAGAAATCAAAGCGCTGAAAGATTATATCAAAGAAGCTAAAGCTGCTGAGAATAAAGAATTCAAAGGCGTTTCTATATCTGCTTACGCTTCTCCTGATGGTCCTACAGACTTAAATACAACTTTGTCTGAAAAAAGACAAAAAGCTGCTAAGGGTTATTTGGCTAAAGAGTTAAGGAGAGCTAAAGTAGACGAGTCTGCTGAGGATTTCTTTGATCTAAAAAATACACCAGAAGACTGGGAAGGATTTAAAGCTTTGATGGAAACTTCAAGCATTCAAGATAAAGAACTTATCTTAAGAGTTCTTTCTATGTATTCAGATCCTGAAGTACGTGAAAAAGAGATTAAAAATATGTCTGAGACTTACAAAGTAATCAAAGATGATATTTTACCTCAATTGCGTCGTTCTAAAGTAGCTGTTAATGTTGAAGTGATTGGAAAATCAGACGAAGAAATTTCAGAGTTAGCTTCTTCTAACCCAAGCGAGCTTAATGTAGAAGAGATTCTTTATGCTGCTACTTTAACAGAAGGATTAGATGCTAAATTAGATATCTACAAAAAAGCAGCTAAACAATTCCCTAAATGTTGGAGAGCGCAAAACGATATAGCTTACATCTTAGTGATGCAAGATAAATTAGATGACGCTAAAAGTGCTTTGGATAAAGCAAATGAGCTTTCTCCTAATAACGCTATTGTAAATAATAACCTAGGTGTGGTTGCTCTTCGTCAAGGTGATCTAGCTAAAGCAGAAGAGTATTTCGGTGCTGCTGCAGGTGCTGGTCCTGAATTAGACAATAACTTAGGTATCGTTTCTATTCATAAAGGAGATTACGATGCTGCTATGCGTTACTTCGGAAATAGCACAAGCACAAATGCTGCGCTTGCTAAAATATTAGCAGGTAAATATGATGCTGCTCTTTCTACTTTGAATGCAAATACGCAAGAGGTTGGTTTTAAATATTACCTAAAAGCTATCGTTGGTGCACGTACTGCTGATAACGATATGGTATTTGATAGCCTACGTAAAGCTGTGGAACTTGATGCTTCTTTAAAAGCAGATGCTGCTAAAGACAAAGAGTTTGCTAAATTCATGGAAGATGCTAGCTTTAAAGCTATTATTCAGTAA